From a region of the Neobacillus niacini genome:
- a CDS encoding Gfo/Idh/MocA family protein, which yields MKKKVAIIGAGQVAEKVHVSYYQIREELEIVSVVGPNSDKVAEFAERNHIPRFYTNAEEMYAAEKPDIVSVCTPNRFHSEHVLQAIAHGCDVMCEKPPAISAAEAKEMKEAAESNQCLLAYDFHHRFAEDVSILREKVKDGVLGDVYVTKAKALRRCGVPGWGTFTNKEVQGGGPLIDLGAHMLDAALYVLGFPKIEKVTAKMYKKIGTKKSKGTLGEWDPAKFEVEDSLFGFIELEGGRLLQIETSFALNIKEDSVMNVEFFGDEAGATLFPAQIYTDEGGELVSLLNRETADPDRHQKCMEAFVDRCLGNDVMVADGKQGYVIQQLIEALYLSAEKGESVTL from the coding sequence TTGAAGAAGAAAGTAGCGATTATTGGAGCGGGACAAGTAGCTGAAAAAGTCCATGTTTCTTACTATCAAATACGAGAAGAACTGGAAATAGTCTCAGTTGTCGGTCCAAATTCTGATAAGGTTGCCGAATTTGCAGAGAGAAATCATATTCCACGTTTTTATACAAATGCAGAAGAAATGTATGCTGCTGAGAAACCGGATATTGTGAGTGTCTGTACTCCAAACCGATTCCATTCTGAACATGTATTGCAGGCGATTGCCCATGGCTGCGATGTAATGTGTGAAAAACCACCAGCAATTTCTGCTGCTGAAGCAAAAGAAATGAAAGAAGCAGCAGAAAGTAACCAGTGTCTGCTTGCATATGATTTTCATCACCGCTTTGCGGAGGATGTATCCATTCTTCGTGAAAAAGTGAAGGATGGTGTCCTAGGTGATGTTTATGTGACGAAAGCAAAGGCTTTGCGCCGTTGTGGAGTCCCAGGATGGGGAACTTTTACGAACAAAGAAGTTCAAGGCGGTGGTCCTCTTATCGATTTAGGTGCGCATATGCTCGACGCAGCACTTTATGTGCTGGGTTTCCCTAAAATTGAGAAGGTTACGGCAAAAATGTATAAAAAGATTGGAACCAAAAAATCAAAAGGTACTCTCGGAGAATGGGATCCTGCTAAATTTGAAGTCGAGGATTCCCTGTTTGGATTTATCGAGCTCGAAGGCGGCCGCTTGTTACAAATCGAAACTTCCTTTGCTTTGAATATAAAAGAAGATTCTGTGATGAACGTAGAGTTCTTTGGTGACGAAGCTGGTGCGACGCTCTTTCCGGCCCAAATCTATACTGACGAAGGCGGCGAGCTTGTTTCGCTTTTGAATAGAGAAACGGCCGATCCTGATCGCCATCAAAAATGCATGGAAGCATTTGTGGACAGATGCTTAGGTAATGATGTTATGGTGGCAGATGGGAAACAAGGATATGTTATTCAACAATTAATCGAGGCGTTGTACCTATCTGCGGAAAAAGGTGAGAGTGTAACATTATGA
- a CDS encoding DUF2535 family protein yields MLYKSLEFKNTFGQKIKVTDIPVLDSNNQYYFLVQVRLQRFISLLNGQHQEISSHSFREHLKRKMKWVEFKELYHFQDFKNNA; encoded by the coding sequence TTGTTATATAAAAGCCTGGAATTCAAAAATACTTTTGGACAGAAAATTAAAGTCACGGATATCCCTGTATTAGATTCAAACAATCAGTACTATTTTTTAGTACAGGTTCGATTACAGCGGTTTATTTCACTTCTTAATGGCCAGCATCAAGAAATAAGCAGCCACTCTTTCCGTGAACATTTGAAACGAAAGATGAAATGGGTTGAATTTAAGGAATTATATCATTTTCAGGACTTTAAAAATAATGCATAA
- a CDS encoding glycerate kinase — MNILVAMDSLKGSLSSFEANRTIAEGFSAVSSNFNIVTIPIADGGEGTVEALVHATIGQFIEKVVTGPLGHPVNARFGILGDRKTAVIEIAEACGLPLVSVEKRNPLFTTSFGVGELILEAMEQGCHEIIIGLGGSATNDAGVGMLQALGYQFFTLEGEFVGFGGVELKKIARIDPSAVPRQVKELKFRVACDVNNPLYGLNGAAYVYGPQKGATPEIVKELDEGLRNFAAVVFEQAGKDLQQISGAGAAGGLGAAFTGFLDAELESGVQLILDYVRLEEKLHGVNLTITGEGKLDGQTSMGKAPAGIAHLSKKHGIPVIALAGDISEGNPSLHESGITSFFSIVSGPVDLETAMDLEVTRLNLKRTAEQIGRLLKIV; from the coding sequence TTGAATATTTTAGTTGCAATGGATTCCTTAAAGGGAAGCTTGTCATCGTTTGAGGCAAATAGAACAATAGCTGAAGGATTTTCAGCGGTTAGTTCGAATTTTAATATAGTCACCATACCGATTGCAGATGGTGGCGAGGGTACGGTAGAGGCGCTAGTCCATGCGACAATTGGACAATTTATTGAAAAAGTAGTTACAGGACCCTTAGGACATCCGGTGAACGCGCGATTCGGAATTTTAGGGGACAGGAAAACTGCTGTTATTGAGATAGCGGAAGCGTGTGGATTACCGTTAGTATCTGTAGAGAAGCGTAATCCTCTATTTACAACTTCCTTTGGTGTCGGGGAACTTATATTGGAAGCGATGGAACAGGGCTGCCATGAGATTATCATCGGTCTTGGCGGCAGTGCCACCAATGATGCTGGAGTTGGAATGCTACAGGCCTTAGGGTATCAATTTTTTACTCTGGAAGGTGAGTTTGTTGGATTTGGCGGAGTTGAGCTAAAGAAGATTGCAAGGATTGATCCGAGTGCTGTACCCAGACAGGTGAAGGAATTGAAGTTTCGTGTTGCTTGTGATGTAAATAATCCGCTATATGGCTTGAATGGTGCGGCTTATGTTTATGGACCGCAAAAAGGAGCAACACCAGAGATAGTAAAGGAATTAGATGAGGGCCTTAGAAACTTTGCTGCGGTGGTGTTCGAGCAGGCAGGCAAGGATCTGCAGCAGATTTCAGGAGCCGGTGCAGCGGGTGGTTTGGGAGCGGCTTTTACTGGGTTCTTAGATGCTGAACTGGAATCTGGTGTACAGCTGATACTTGATTACGTGCGGCTTGAGGAAAAGCTACATGGAGTGAACCTTACGATTACAGGAGAGGGGAAGTTGGATGGTCAAACCTCAATGGGGAAAGCCCCTGCCGGAATCGCTCATCTTTCAAAAAAACATGGAATCCCCGTGATTGCGCTTGCAGGAGATATTTCAGAAGGGAATCCTTCCTTGCATGAGTCAGGGATAACTTCGTTCTTTAGCATCGTAAGTGGGCCAGTTGATTTAGAAACAGCCATGGATCTAGAAGTAACCCGGTTAAATTTAAAGAGAACTGCTGAGCAGATAGGCAGGCTTTTAAAGATCGTTTAG
- a CDS encoding sugar phosphate isomerase/epimerase family protein: MKLGTQNQAFFPENIKEKFQYVKELGFEGFEIDGKLLVDQLDEVKEAIAETGIPVTTACGGYAGWIGDFIEERRLNGLAEIKLILEALKEVGGKGIVVPAAWGMFTYRLPPMTSPRSQNGDRKAVTESLMYLDKVAEETGTTIFLEPLNRYQDHMINTLADARSYIEDNGFKHVKIIADFYHMNIEEDDISEALRKNRDLVGHIHLAENHRFQPGSGSLDFKKHFNTLKEDGYDGFLTIECRVRGNDLDAEYRQAVKHLRESLR, translated from the coding sequence ATGAAATTAGGAACGCAAAATCAGGCATTTTTTCCAGAGAATATTAAGGAAAAGTTCCAATACGTAAAGGAACTGGGTTTCGAAGGCTTTGAAATCGATGGGAAACTGTTAGTTGACCAATTAGATGAAGTAAAAGAAGCGATTGCAGAAACAGGAATCCCAGTCACAACAGCATGTGGGGGATATGCTGGCTGGATTGGTGATTTTATCGAAGAGCGCAGGCTTAATGGGCTGGCTGAAATCAAACTAATTCTTGAAGCGCTCAAAGAAGTAGGTGGAAAAGGAATTGTTGTTCCGGCTGCATGGGGAATGTTTACTTATCGCTTGCCGCCAATGACTTCACCAAGAAGCCAGAACGGTGACCGGAAGGCTGTAACAGAATCTCTTATGTATCTTGACAAGGTAGCGGAAGAAACAGGGACGACGATTTTCCTTGAGCCGTTGAATCGCTATCAAGATCATATGATTAACACTTTGGCGGATGCGCGCAGTTATATAGAAGACAACGGATTTAAGCATGTAAAAATCATTGCGGATTTCTATCATATGAACATTGAAGAAGATGATATTTCTGAAGCGCTTCGTAAAAACCGTGACCTAGTCGGCCATATTCACCTTGCGGAAAACCACCGTTTTCAACCGGGCAGCGGTTCTCTCGATTTCAAGAAACATTTTAACACTTTAAAAGAAGATGGCTATGATGGTTTTCTTACCATTGAATGTCGTGTTAGAGGAAACGACCTTGATGCAGAATACAGACAGGCAGTCAAACATCTTAGAGAATCCTTACGTTAA
- the pgmB gene encoding beta-phosphoglucomutase gives MEKKHIEAVVFDLDGVITDTAHYHFLAWKQLAEEVGITIDEVFNERLKGISRMDSLELILIEGNRQNDFTLAEKEEMATKKNLHYCEFLKELTPEAVLPGILELLAAIKAEGISIGLASVSKNAATVLKALQLESAFDYCADAAKISKSKPDPEIFLTACNGLGANPAYSIGIEDAQAGIEAIKASGMFAVGVGNYLEGADYKVEATSQLGWEIIKEQYFTRL, from the coding sequence ATGGAAAAAAAACATATAGAAGCAGTTGTTTTTGATCTGGATGGAGTGATTACCGATACGGCACATTATCATTTCCTTGCGTGGAAACAGCTGGCAGAAGAAGTGGGAATTACGATTGACGAAGTATTTAATGAAAGACTGAAAGGAATCAGCCGTATGGATTCCCTTGAGTTAATTTTAATAGAGGGAAATCGGCAGAATGATTTTACCTTAGCTGAAAAAGAAGAAATGGCGACGAAAAAGAACCTTCACTACTGTGAGTTCTTAAAAGAATTAACACCAGAAGCTGTTTTACCGGGAATCCTGGAGTTACTTGCAGCAATCAAAGCAGAGGGGATTTCCATTGGCCTTGCTTCCGTTTCAAAAAATGCAGCAACGGTCCTAAAGGCGCTCCAGTTAGAATCCGCTTTTGATTACTGTGCGGATGCCGCTAAAATTAGCAAATCAAAGCCGGATCCGGAGATTTTCCTTACAGCCTGCAATGGACTAGGGGCGAATCCAGCCTATTCCATTGGCATTGAAGATGCTCAAGCGGGGATTGAAGCGATAAAAGCAAGCGGCATGTTTGCGGTTGGTGTCGGCAATTATCTGGAAGGTGCGGATTACAAGGTTGAAGCCACATCTCAACTTGGCTGGGAGATCATAAAGGAACAATACTTTACTAGATTATAA
- a CDS encoding glycoside hydrolase family 65 protein encodes MKNKQVIYNNNFDLHSLNKFSSVMTLGNGYLGVRAAYEEYYTGQTRGMYVAGVYNKASANDTSDLVNLPDIFGMLIEIDGKIFSMLEGQVLSYQRALIVETGELRREFIWKNKTGARFQFVFQRFVAKDRLHLLASKVTITSLDQQARIKIITGIDAQQTNFGRQHLIEESVRVFNEEILQGVYQTTETGITIAIAASIHAPVASRISFSAKNRQLNAAIVQDIAKDEPFVFEKIGTVYTSLESENPESDGLADLKVNRLLGYEALFEKSANAWQEFWLQKGIEIQSTDEFDQTAMDFALYHMEIMTPAHDERFSVGAKGLTGEGYKGHVFWDTEIFIAPFHLFTEPETAKKLLRYRYLHLQQAKEKAAQNGYEGALFPWESALSGKEETPEFAAINIRTGTRQKVASSLSEHHIVADIAFLVVQYFQNTLDQEFMKNEGLALLKETAQFWISRTVEEGNKLSIKDVIGPDEYTEHIDNNTYTNYMAYYNVEQALYFMDQFEDSDEQLVSQGMDFLKRLYLPVPNEDKIIPQDDTFLSKPEIDLTPYKQTQGSQAILLDYSRAEVNEMQILKQADTVMLLYLFPDLFPKEVVAKNLHYYEEHTIHDSSLSKAIHAIVAARCGDDEVAYRFFKEACLIDLGPNPHSSDEGIHAASLGAIWLTAMFGFANMSQAAGRLTFNPKLPKNWSELAFPLTYQGRKLTVKLTHERIEIVKLAGLDLDVEINGDQYHLSDRVEAEIEN; translated from the coding sequence ATGAAGAATAAACAAGTGATATACAATAATAATTTTGACTTGCACTCCCTAAATAAATTTTCGAGTGTTATGACTTTAGGAAATGGCTATTTAGGTGTCCGTGCAGCCTATGAGGAGTACTATACTGGTCAAACTCGCGGGATGTATGTGGCAGGTGTCTATAATAAAGCGAGTGCAAATGACACGTCAGATCTCGTCAATTTACCGGACATTTTTGGTATGTTGATTGAGATTGACGGAAAAATCTTTTCCATGCTAGAAGGACAAGTGCTTTCTTATCAGAGAGCTTTAATAGTAGAGACTGGTGAGCTAAGACGGGAGTTCATTTGGAAAAACAAAACGGGTGCCCGCTTTCAATTTGTTTTTCAACGTTTTGTTGCCAAGGACAGATTACATTTGCTTGCTTCAAAGGTAACGATTACAAGTTTGGACCAACAGGCGAGAATTAAGATTATTACCGGAATTGATGCCCAGCAGACAAACTTCGGCAGACAACATTTAATAGAAGAAAGTGTCCGTGTTTTTAACGAAGAGATTCTTCAAGGAGTCTATCAAACGACAGAGACTGGAATTACGATTGCGATAGCAGCAAGCATACATGCTCCAGTGGCAAGCCGGATTTCTTTTTCCGCAAAAAACCGTCAGTTGAATGCAGCAATTGTTCAGGATATTGCAAAAGATGAGCCCTTTGTATTTGAAAAAATCGGAACCGTTTACACCTCGCTTGAAAGTGAAAATCCAGAAAGTGATGGTTTAGCAGATCTTAAGGTAAATAGATTGCTAGGTTATGAGGCTCTGTTTGAAAAATCTGCAAATGCATGGCAGGAGTTTTGGCTGCAAAAGGGAATCGAAATCCAGTCTACAGATGAATTTGACCAGACTGCAATGGATTTTGCACTCTATCACATGGAGATTATGACGCCTGCTCATGACGAGCGTTTCAGTGTCGGTGCCAAAGGGTTAACAGGAGAAGGGTATAAAGGCCATGTCTTTTGGGACACTGAAATTTTTATTGCTCCTTTTCATCTGTTCACAGAGCCTGAAACGGCGAAAAAGCTTTTGCGTTACCGCTACCTCCATTTGCAGCAGGCAAAGGAAAAGGCGGCTCAAAATGGATATGAAGGTGCGTTATTCCCGTGGGAAAGTGCTTTATCGGGGAAAGAGGAAACACCGGAGTTTGCAGCGATCAACATACGGACCGGAACTCGGCAAAAGGTAGCCTCTTCACTAAGTGAGCACCACATTGTTGCGGATATTGCCTTTCTTGTTGTCCAGTATTTCCAAAACACATTGGATCAAGAGTTCATGAAAAATGAAGGCCTTGCACTGCTTAAAGAAACGGCACAGTTTTGGATTAGCCGTACAGTAGAAGAAGGTAACAAGCTTTCCATCAAAGATGTAATCGGGCCGGATGAATACACAGAGCACATTGACAACAACACCTATACGAATTACATGGCGTACTACAATGTAGAACAAGCCCTTTATTTTATGGATCAATTCGAGGATAGTGATGAACAGCTTGTCAGCCAGGGAATGGACTTTTTAAAACGTTTGTATCTTCCTGTGCCTAATGAAGACAAAATCATTCCGCAGGATGATACCTTCTTATCCAAGCCTGAAATTGACTTAACCCCTTATAAACAAACACAGGGAAGTCAGGCAATTTTGCTCGATTATTCGCGTGCTGAGGTCAATGAAATGCAGATTTTGAAACAAGCAGATACTGTCATGCTACTATATCTGTTCCCAGATTTGTTTCCAAAAGAAGTTGTTGCAAAAAACCTCCATTATTACGAAGAACATACCATTCATGACTCTTCTCTCAGCAAGGCGATCCACGCGATTGTTGCAGCGCGCTGCGGGGATGATGAAGTTGCCTATCGTTTCTTTAAGGAAGCATGCTTAATTGATTTAGGGCCAAATCCGCATTCCTCAGATGAAGGAATACATGCCGCTTCTTTAGGGGCTATTTGGCTGACTGCCATGTTTGGTTTTGCAAATATGTCACAAGCTGCAGGACGTCTTACTTTTAACCCTAAGTTACCAAAAAACTGGTCAGAACTTGCCTTTCCACTTACGTATCAGGGGCGGAAACTTACCGTCAAATTGACTCACGAACGTATCGAGATTGTGAAGCTTGCAGGGTTGGATTTAGATGTTGAGATTAACGGTGATCAATATCATTTGAGTGACCGAGTTGAAGCTGAAATTGAGAATTAG